Below is a window of Leucobacter chromiiresistens DNA.
CGGTCGATCGAGGAGCGCCCCACGAGCAGGGCCGCGCGCGCGCTCTCGAACACGTGGTCGACGGTGTCGCCCGGCGTCGGCTGCTCGGCGAGCGGCGCCGGCGCCTCGCGCGCGAGTTCGAGGCGCAGGTGCTGGAAGCCGCGGAAGCCGAGGCGCTGACAGGCGCGGATCACGGTGGCGGTCGACGTGCCGGCCGCCGCGGCGAGCTCCTGCGTCGACCACTGCGGCACCTCTGCGGGGCGCTCGAGGATGACGCGGGCGACCGCGCCCTCGCGCTCGCCGAGGGTGGCGGCGAACGCGCGGATGAGCGCGAGCGCCGATGCGGGGGTCGCGGGAGGCATCGGGGTCGGCGGCATGCGTTCACGGTAGGCGGCTCCGGTGAACGCCGGGTGTCGCGCGAATGGACTGCGCGGGTCGGCTGCGCGGGTCGGCTGCACGGGTCGGCCGGCCGGCTGCGCGGGTCGGCTGCCCGGCTGCGCGGGCGGCTACTCGGCTGCTCCGGCGGCAGACCGATCCCGCCGCGGGATCAGTTCGCGACGACGAGCAGGTCGCCCACCTCGCAGTCGAGCGCCCGGCAGATGGCGGTGAGGGTGGAGAAGCGGATGGCCCGGGCGCGGTCGTTCTTCAATACGGAGAGGTTGACGAGGCTCACCCCCACTCGCTCGCTCAACTGCGTGAGTGTGAGACCGCGCGCTGCGAGCAGTTCGTCGAGCCTGCAGTGGATCGCGTGCCCCTCCTCGGGGTCGGCGGGCGTCATACGAGTCCCTCGGTCTCGCGCTCGAGGCGCACGGCGCGCCGGAGCGCGATGTCGAGGAGGCCGGAGGCCGTGAGTGCGAAGAGGATGATCCAGTACCACCCCCACCAGGCCGGCGCGCCCGTTTCGGCGGCGCGCACCTGGAGCGCCGCCGATACTCCGTTCGCGGCGAAGTGCCACAGGGCGAATGCTCCGAGCGCTCCGCCGGCCCCGACCCACGTCGCCAGGCTGAGCGCACGGCTCGCGGCCCGGGTGAAGAACCGGCCGCGCAGCACGCTCCAGGTCAGGCGTGAGATGCAGGCGATGACGGTGAGCGCGGTGAGCGAGGCGACCGCGATGGCGAGCGCGAGGCAGACGGTCGAGACGGGGTTCAGGTCGGAGACGACGACGTCGAGCCGACCGACCGCGCCCGCGACCGCAGCCGGAGTCGCGGCCCCGTCGCGGTCGTAGACGGCGAGGCCCGTCGCCGTGATCTCCAGCGGCTGCACGGGGACGCTCCAGGTGACGCCGCCCGGCACGAAGCGCCGCAGGTACTCGGCGATCGCGAGCGCGACGACGGAGGCGGCGGCGACGAGGCCCAGGGCGAGCACGGCGATGGCGTCGGCGCGCACACGGCGCGGGCTGAACTCGCGCGGGGCGAGGGGCGATCCCTGCGATGCGGGCATGGCAACTCCTTATCGATCATCGTTATTATCGTTGTTCGATAAGGTACGTGAGGATCGCGCCGCGCGTCAACCGCCCGTCACGCCTGCGGCGAACACGGCCCCGCGATCCGGCATCACCCCGTAGCCTGTTTCCATCGGCGGCGCCTCACCGTGCAACAGGCGCCGTAAGGAGGTAGGAGATGTTCGAGAGATTCACCGATCGTGCTCGCCGGGTGGTGGTGCTCGCCCAGGAAGAGGCGAAGATGCTCAACCACAACTACATCGGCACCGAGCACATTCTGCTGGGCCTGATCCACGAGGGCGAGGGCGTCGCAGCGAAGGCGCTCGAACAGCTCGAGATCTCGCTCGACGCCGTGCGCGCGCAGGTCACCGACATCATCGGGACGGGGCAGCAGCCGCCCGCGGGGCACATCCCGTTCACGCCGCGCGCCAAGAAGGTGCTCGAGCTGAGCTTGCGCGAAGCGCTGCAGCTCGGCCACAACTACATCGGCACCGAGCACATCCTGCTCGGGCTCATCCGCGAGGGCGAGGGCGTCGCCGCGCAGGTGCTCGTCAAGCTCGGCGCAGACCTCAACCGCGTGCGCCAGACGGTGATCCAGCTGCTCTCCGGCTACCAGGCCGGCAAGGAGAGCGCCACAGTGGGTGCGCCGGAGTCGGGCGGCGAGTCGAAGGGCTCGCAGGTGCTCGACCAGTTCGGCCGCAACCTCACGCAGGCAGCCCGCGAGGGCAAGCTCGACCCCGTCATCGGGCGCGAGAAGGAGGTCGAGCGGGTCATGCAGATACTCTCGCGCCGCTCCAAGAACAACCCCGTGCTGATCGGCGAGCCCGGCGTCGGCAAGACCGCCGTGGTCGAGGGCCTCGCCCAGGCGATCATCAAGGGCGAGGTGCCCGAGACGCTGAAGGACAAGCAGGTCTACGTGCTCGACCTCGGCTCCATGATCGCGGGCAGCCGCTACCGCGGCGACTTCGAGGAGCGCCTCAAGAAGGTCACCAAGGAGATCCGCAACCGCGGCGACATCATCATCTTCATCGATGAGATCCACACGCTCGTGGGCGCCGGCGCCGCCGAGGGCGCGATCGACGCCGCCAACATCCTGAAGCCGATGCTCGCGCGCGGCGAACTCCAGACCATCGGCGCGACCACGCTGGACGAGTACCGCAAGCACTTCGAGAAGGACGCGGCGCTCGAGCGCCGCTTCCAGTCGATCCAGGTCGCGGAGCCCTCGCTGCCGCACTCGATCAACATTCTGAAGGGCCTGCGCGACCGCTACGAGGCGCACCACAAGGTCTCCATCACCGACGGCGCCATCGTCGCCGCGGTGAACCTCGCCGATCGCTACGTGCAGGATCGCTTCCTGCCCGACAAGGCGATCGATCTGATCGACGAGGCCGGCGCCCGCCTGCGGCTGTCGATCCTGTCGAGCCCGCCCGAGCTGCGCGAGTTCGACGAGAAGATCGCCGTCGTCCGCGCCGAGAAGGAGCAGGCGATCGAGGGCCAGGACTTCGAGGCGGCCGCGAACAAGCGCGACGAGGAGAAGAAGCTGATCGCGGAGCGGCTGCGCCTCGAGAAGCAGTGGCGCTCGGGCAACGTCGCGACGCAGGCGGAGGTCGACGAGGGCCTGATCGCGGAGGTGCTGGCGCAGGCGACCGGCATCCCGGTCTTCAAGCTGACCGAGGAGGAGACCTCGCGACTCCGCTTCATGGAGGAGGCGCTCCACCAGCGCGTCATCGGCCAGAACGAAGCGATCTCGGCACTCGCGAAGACGATCCGTCGTCAGCGCGCGGGTCTCAAGGATCCGAAGCGCCCCTCGGGCTCGTTCATCTTCGCCGGCCCCACCGGCGTCGGCAAGACGGAGCTCGCGAAGGCGCTCGCCGAGTTCCTGTTCGACGACGAGGACGCGCTGATCTCGCTCGACATGTCGGAGTACGGCGAGAAGCACACCGTCTCCCGCCTCTTCGGCGCCCCTCCCGGGTTCGTCGGATTCGAGGAGGGCGGCCAGCTCACCGAGAAGGTGCGCCGCAAGCCGTTCTCCGTCGTGCTCTTCGACGAGATCGAGAAGGCGCACCCCGACATCTTCAACTCGCTGCTGCAGATCCTCGAAGAGGGCCGACTGACTGACGGCCAGGGCCGCGTGATCGACTTCAAGAACACCGTCATCATCATGACGACGAACCTCGGGTCGACCGCGATCGCGGGTGGCCCCGTGGGCTTCCAGATCGAGGGCGACTCGTCGGTCGGCTACGACATGATGAAGGGCAAGGTGAACGAGGAGCTCAAGAAGCACTTCAAGCCCGAGTTCCTGAACCGCGTCGACGACACGATCGTGTTCCCGCAGCTCACCAAGCCCGAGCTGCTGCAGATCGTCGACCTGTTCGTGAAGCAGCTGAAGGATCGCCTGCTCGATCGCGACATGCACATCGAGATCTCCACGGCGGCGCGGGAGCGCCTCGCCGAGGTGGGCTACGATCCGACACTCGGCGCCCGACCCCTGCGTCGCGCGATGCAGCGGGAGATCGAGGATCGCCTGTCGGAGCGCATCCTGAGCGCCGAGCTGCTCGCCGGCGATCTGGTGAAGGTCGACTTCGTCGACGGCGAGTTCACCTTCGCGACGGAGCCGCGAGCCGATCGCGACGCGAGCGCCGCATCGGCCTCGGCCGCGGCGGCGGTCGCCTCGACGGCGGCGACGCCCGGCATCACCGAGTAACTCCGCACCCCCGACGGGCCCGCTGCTCCGGCAGCGGGCCCGTCGTCGTTGCGGCGGGGCGCGGGCGCCGAGCGGGCCGAGCGCCCCGAGCGCGGCGAGTGCCCGGAGCGCGCCGAGTGCCCCGAGCATGCCGAGTGCGCCTTGCGCCCCGAGCACCGATCGACCCGGCGGCCGGGCATAGACTGGAACGATGAGCGCCGCACCCGAGATCCGCATCCGCAGCGCGCGCACGGGAGACGTGCCGCAGATGG
It encodes the following:
- a CDS encoding helix-turn-helix domain-containing protein — protein: MTPADPEEGHAIHCRLDELLAARGLTLTQLSERVGVSLVNLSVLKNDRARAIRFSTLTAICRALDCEVGDLLVVAN
- a CDS encoding ATP-dependent Clp protease ATP-binding subunit — its product is MFERFTDRARRVVVLAQEEAKMLNHNYIGTEHILLGLIHEGEGVAAKALEQLEISLDAVRAQVTDIIGTGQQPPAGHIPFTPRAKKVLELSLREALQLGHNYIGTEHILLGLIREGEGVAAQVLVKLGADLNRVRQTVIQLLSGYQAGKESATVGAPESGGESKGSQVLDQFGRNLTQAAREGKLDPVIGREKEVERVMQILSRRSKNNPVLIGEPGVGKTAVVEGLAQAIIKGEVPETLKDKQVYVLDLGSMIAGSRYRGDFEERLKKVTKEIRNRGDIIIFIDEIHTLVGAGAAEGAIDAANILKPMLARGELQTIGATTLDEYRKHFEKDAALERRFQSIQVAEPSLPHSINILKGLRDRYEAHHKVSITDGAIVAAVNLADRYVQDRFLPDKAIDLIDEAGARLRLSILSSPPELREFDEKIAVVRAEKEQAIEGQDFEAAANKRDEEKKLIAERLRLEKQWRSGNVATQAEVDEGLIAEVLAQATGIPVFKLTEEETSRLRFMEEALHQRVIGQNEAISALAKTIRRQRAGLKDPKRPSGSFIFAGPTGVGKTELAKALAEFLFDDEDALISLDMSEYGEKHTVSRLFGAPPGFVGFEEGGQLTEKVRRKPFSVVLFDEIEKAHPDIFNSLLQILEEGRLTDGQGRVIDFKNTVIIMTTNLGSTAIAGGPVGFQIEGDSSVGYDMMKGKVNEELKKHFKPEFLNRVDDTIVFPQLTKPELLQIVDLFVKQLKDRLLDRDMHIEISTAARERLAEVGYDPTLGARPLRRAMQREIEDRLSERILSAELLAGDLVKVDFVDGEFTFATEPRADRDASAASASAAAAVASTAATPGITE